Within Myxococcales bacterium, the genomic segment TCAGAGTGTGCCTTTCGGACTGAGCCAGGGCGAAGGCGCGATGCCGAGATACGCGCTCACGGCGCCTGACACCGCTACCTTGGGTGATGCCAATCACATACTGATTGCGGGGATTGTCTGCGCACACGGCGAGCTTGTGTTTGAGAGTGATCAAAGCATGGGCGCGCTCGCTGCGAGTCCAGACGTATTCAGATCTCTCGATGAGCTTGTGCAGTGTCGGGGTCCCGATGCGGAACGCCTATTGGTTACTCTGAAGGTCCCCATAAGAACCGGGGCGGAACAAAACCATCACCCCGTTCTTGATGGGGTGCCCATCTATTTCGATTACCAGACATGGCCTGTGACGGAATCCGATTTCCCAGGGACAACCTGCACTCAAGAAGAAAAGGATAGAGGAGCTGTGCTGACGTCGGGAAAAAAAAGCATCAATATTCGGCTAGCTTTTGATGGACAAGAACGCGAATTTTATCACCTCTTGGGTGCTCCGGGTAGTTCCGCCCGAGAACTCTTGCAATTATCGCATCTTACGACGGCTGGAAAGTTTGAGCGACAGTTTTCAATCGTGGAATCGACTGCGCCTGATGATACTGCGGTCGATGTCAAATGGATTCTCCCGCAAGAAGAAGAAGGTTCGCAAGAACCCCGCCGCGTGATGTTTTATTTTATAGCCCGGGACCGGCGTGGAGGAGTGGGTTGGGCCGTGCGCAGCATTTGTGTGCCATCGGTGTTAGAATAGCCGCCCCATGGTGGACCGGATTGGCAATTGCAGGATTCTCACCGAGATCGGCAGTGGCGGCATGGCGGTGGTTTACAAAGCCGTGCAGGAGCCCCTTGGCCGCGTGGTGGCTGTCAAGGCACTCAAGCCGTCTATCGCTGTCGATAGTCAGTTTGCTAAACGATTCGAACGCGAAGCGCACTTCATGGCGTCGCTCCAGCATGAAAATATCCTACATGTTTACGACTTCATCAAAGAGCGCGGCACCATGTACATCATCATGGAGTATGTGGAGGGCATAGATCTGTACGACCTCCTTGAGCGCGCGCCCAGGCTTCCCGTTGAAGTAGCGGCCATCATTGCACTGCAAGTGGTGCGCGCCTTAGATTATGCGCATTTTCGCGGAATAATTCACCGCGATATCAAGCCGGCTAACGTGATCATTTCCCATAGGGGAGAAGTGAAGTTGATGGACTTTGGGATCGCGAGAGACGATACGCTGGCCGACTTGACCGAAACTGGTACCGGACTTGGCACCCCGAGCTACATGAGTCCTGAGCAGATTTTGGGGGACAAGTTGGACTTTCGGAGTGACATTTTTTCTTTAGGCATTGTGCTCTATCAAATGATCATTGGGCGCAAGCCGTTCGTGGAGGACGACACACGAACAGTGATGCAGAAAATTCGGCTCGATCGGTATACCAGCCCTCGCAAGCTCAATACGACGGTGCCGCGGGCGATGGAACGCATCTTGGCGCGCTGCATGGAGAAGTTGCCGGCTAACCGTTATCTGTCAACCCAATCCCTGATTGACGATCTTACGGAGTTTTTAGCGAACCGGATCACTACCAACTACAACGCAAATATGGTTCTGTATTTGCGCGAGGTCGGCGCAATCTCTGAAGTCGAAGCGGAGGAAATCCTTGCTGCGGGAGCACCACGCGGGCCGCGGACGCCCCGAGGCGACCGTGGTTTGTTGCGCCACATGGTGGTCGTCCAAGGAATACTATTTCTTGCCGCGCTGGGCAGCGGTATTTTGGTGCAGGCGGCCAATGGTGGCTTTAGTCGCGAGGCGGTTTCGTCTCCGACGCCGGCGCTCGACGGGCCCGGCGGCACGTTAAAGGTCGTGGTTGACCCTTGGGCGGACCTTTATATCAATGGCAAATATGTGGCGACGACACCCTTGGCCCGCGCCATCGCGCTGCCTGCGGGCAAGTACTTTCTTCAACTCAAGAACCCTTATTACAGCGATGGGGAATACGAAACGATTGTACGTACCAACCAGACCAAGACCCTTGAGGTGAAACTCAAAAGGCGAGAGACGTCACTGTCGGTTAGGGACCGTCACGGGCAAGGATCTTCGAAGCCAATGGTTGCTCCATGAACCGCATGATGCTTGCTTATGGAATTTTGGCGAACCTGGGCTTGGCTGCGGTGGCAACATCTCATTCTCACGCGCAGGATTCGGGTTATATCTATATCGTCAAGTCGGGAGATACGTTGGCATCTATTTCCCAACGATTTTATGGTGATTCTGCATTTGAAAAGGTGTTGGTCACTGAAAGTGGTCTGACGGGCTTCGATGGCGTTTCCATTGTTGCCGGCATGCGGCTTTTGGTGCCGTTTAGCTCGTATTATCGGGTGGCAAGTGGCGATACCTGGAGCAAGTTGTCTGAGCGATTTTATGGAACTGCAGATCGCGGACAGATCATCGCTTCGAACAATGGTCTCAGCACAGATTCTCCTCCGGAGCAAAACGCCCAGCTTTTGATTCCGTATGCACTCAGGCATGTTTCCGATGCCCGCGACGATCTTATGAGCATATGCGAGGCATATTATGGGACGACGGAGCCCTTGGCTTCGCTTCGAAAATTCAATCGCCTCAGTCGGAATAAGCTGAAGAGGTCACAAGTCATTTTGGTCCCGATGCCAAAACTCGTACTGAGCGAGCAGGGACGAAAAATTGTCGAAGCCGCTACCGGATCGGCACTGCCGGATGGCTCGATTCGACTGCTACAGACCCAAAGTATTCAACGGATTGCTCAACTCCGGGAGCTGGTTCGTCGAGGGCGCTACATTGAAGCGGTGGCCTACGGGAACGAACTCCAGGGTATAGGCGCTCTTACCGCGAGTCAGAGCGTCGTGGTTTACAGTGAGCTGGCCACAGCTTACGTGGCACTCGAGCGAGAAGACCTAGCGCTCAAGGCGTTTAAGGCTGCCCTTGCCTTACATCCCGAGTTGGAGTTGGACACGGCGAAAACATCGCCTAAGGTGTTGCTTGTGCTCAAGAAGGCCCGTGCGCTAAAGCGCTAGGCTTCATTTTCTAGCGCCGCGGCCATCACGTTCGTGGGCGCCTGCTTGTCCGTCCATTGCTCAAAAGAGAGTCTTGCTTGATGAAGCAGCATACCGCGACCATCATAGGCTTTGAGGCCGCGCGCATTGGCCGCCCGCGTCAGAGGCGTTCCTTGAGGTCCGTACGCAAGATCAACCACCGCCGTATCCGTTTGCAGGGCCGGCAAGTTTAAGCGCTTCAAAAAGTCTTGGGCCTGGGGACCGTCATGGAGCATGGCGCTGCTGGCTTGAATCAACAACTGCGCGCGCGCAGTCCAATCTTGAGCCCTTTCCAGATCGGCTGGGATTAGGACGGTTTTTTTAAGTTGGGTTTGAAAGTCAGAGACGAGCTCTTCGGCATGCCGAAAGGTGCGCGCCAGTACAGTGATTTCTGCGGCGCCTGACTGAAGCAGGCCACTCACCGCTGCACGTGCGGCGCCCCCGGTACCGAGCACGCAGATCTTCCGATCAGCCACGGGTACATTCGCCTCGTGTAGAAAATGAACGAGCCCGGGGGCATCGGTGTTGGAACCAAGGAGCCGACCGTTCCTATTGGTGATGCAATTGACGGCCCCAATTATCCGCGCAGGCGCTTCGACCTCATCCAACATGCGCACGACATCAAGCTTATGTGGCAGCGTAACGTTCACGCCCTGGATGTTCAGTGCGACAATGGCTTTGACCGCTTCGTTCAATCGCTGAGGAGGGACCGCAAAGGGAACATACACGCCATCGATGGCAAGCTCTCGGAAGGCTGCATTGTGCATGGCCGGCGACAAAGAATGAGATACGGGCCAACCGAAAATACCGTAGCTGGCGGTCATCGCTTCTTTTCCACTCGGGTAACAAGGCTTCCTTGATGCAGGCGCAGGGCTACCATCTCGCCCACAGCGACCTCCGTGCTGCTGAGGAGCGCTTTGCCCGTTTTGGTATCGATCGCCAAGGCATATCCGCGCGCCAAAATGGCGATCGGAGAAAGAGCACCGAGTTCGGCATCACGCCGTGCCAATGTGTTCCTATGTTGGGTGAGTACACTTGCCATCGAAACCGAGAGTCGACTAACGAGGGCCCCGAAGGAAGCACGATCGTTAGTGAGTTGGTGTCTTACATCGTGCGCCAACAATGCCCGAAGCAACCCGGATAGCGTTCTTCTCTTTTGCTCCAACATGTCCCGTACACATTTCGCAAGTTGCGTCAGGGTGTTGTGTAGACCGACCTTAACTCCCATTAAATGACGCCGCGGATCCTCAACGGATTTTGCAAGTCGCTCAAGCCGCAAACGGGCACGGTTTAACAGCGCATCCATGGCGCGTTGTAGGCCTCTGGTTTCAGAGACGAGCTCGCTCGTGAGTCCTAACTTGTCCGGCACGACCAGTTCAGCGGCGTTCGACGGCGTTGCGGCGCGCAGATCGGCAACCAAGTCGGAGATGGTGACATCCACCTCATGGCCAATGGCGCTGACGACGGGCACGCGACTGTTTGCAATCGCTCTGGCCAATGACTCGTCGTTGAATGCCGCGAGATCCTCTGCACTCCCGCCTCCCCGGGTGATAATGATCACATCCAACTCAGGCAGTCTCTGGATGTTGGCGAGAGCGTTGATAATGGATTGCGGGGCGGGCTTTCCTTGAACGGTACAAGGCGCCAACACCAATCGCACAGGGTAGCGTGCTGAGGCTACGCGTAACACATCTACAACCGCTGCGCCGTCCATGCTGCTCACAATACCCACGGTTTGAGGAACGCGCGGCAATGCTCGGCGTCTGTTTGGATCGATAAGCCCCTCCGCCTCAAGTTTCCGGCGGAGGCGATCGAATTGGACTTTGAGCTCTCCTGCGCCCTCTGGGACTGCCACGCGAACCACCATCTGATAGGCCCCGCGGGCTTCATATAAAGTGAGGCCTCCGGACAAGGACACCCGGGCGCCATCGATTAACTCGGCCTTGCTCAGCGCCGCGTCGGTGCGGAACATCACACAGCGCAACTGTGCAACGGCGTCTTCATCGTTGAGTGTAAAGTATACATGTCCCGATCGATGGCGTTTCACGTCTGAAAGCTCGCCGCGCACATGGATGTCATTCCAGTGCGTTTCAAGAGCGCTTCTCACCACCCGATTAAGTTCGCCGACAGTAAAGATGCGCAGCGGCGACTCCGTGGGCTCCGACGGGGTAGGCCTCAGCTCGGCGTCAAAAAGCCAAAGGGTCGACATCACCTAAAGCCTATGTCATGTCATCTGCGATGCAAATGGTGCTTGGGCTCGGATCCAATCTGGGTTGCAGATTGGCGCAGTTGCGTAACGCCGCACGCCATTTGCAAGAGCTACCCGAGACGGTGATAGGCCCGCGGTCGATGATTTATGAATCTTTGGCCATCGGTCCGCCTCAACCGAGTTATCTCAATGCGGCCATTCGCTTACGGACAACGCTTAGCCCGCTTCAGATGTTAGAGCATGCACAGAAGATCGAACGCATTTGCGGAAGAAGGCGAAAGGAGCGCTGGGGGCCTCGCACATTGGACATTGATATCCTTTGGGTGCGCGGCGGCCCTATCACACATTCTCGTCTCCAAATCCCCCACCCGCACCTCAGGCAACGCGCTTTTGCATTGGCTCCGTTACTCGACGTCGCGCCCGAGCTGGGCTGGGAATTGAACCCCATCCTGGCTTCGCTTGGGGGTAGACCTTCCATTTATTGCTACGCATGGTGAGCTCGGCGTTGCATTTTCGGACAAAAAAGACGCTAAACTGGTCATTTTTTGCGTATATTATTGAGGTTTTTGCCATAGGACAGTAGCATGTCTCACAAACCCAAGTTGCTCAGTCGAGGATGCCCGCATGGCCGATACGCGCAAAGATAAGCGCGCACCCGTATCGTTAAAGGTACGTTTTAAGAGTGCTACTGTCGATCAGTTCATCGAACAGTACAGCATCGATATATCCCGTGGCGGCCTGTTTATAAAATCCAAGAGCCCTATGCCGGTGGGCACATTGCTCAAGTTCGAGTTCCAACTGAAGGACGAGTCGCGGCTTATACAGGGCGTTGGACGCGTGGTGTGGATGCGGATGGTGGCGCAATCGAGTGACCCGGATCGGCCGCCGGGGATGGGTGTCAAATTCATTAAAATGGATCCCCAAAGCCGCGCCATCGTCGAACGTATCGTGGCGCCGCGGGGCGAGCGCCCAGCGGCCTATGAGTCTGGCACCGCCGAAGCGGCGCCGCCACCCCCGCAACCTCGTCAAGGGGGTTTTGCTTATGCGGACGTGCGCGCCCAGTCTGAGCAGCCATTTTTTCCTAGCACTACGCCCGAGAGTGAACTCCCACCTCTTGAGGATCGCACCCAGGTACGTCACGCGAGCCAGTTTTTGGCCTCAGCGGTGGTGCAAGCTGGCGTTGATCCAGATATTGCGCAACAAGCCCAGGAAGAAGCATGGCGCGCCCGACGGCGCACCGAAGAATTAGAGAGACAGCGAGCGGTCGCAGCCTCCCTTAACAGTGAAGTACGCGGCGATTCCATTCGTCCCACCAATCGGCCACCTGAAAGAACGAGCCGCCCCGCAGCTTCGCACACGGTGTCGTACGGGGACTATGGCGGGCTTTTTGGTTCTGGTCCCCACGTCTCGCCCGTAACGCCAGGCGAACTCACGACGGCTAACGCCAACGAAAAAGATGATGGCGCAGCGGATTCCTCACTCCCGCCTTCGACCAGATACAAGAGCATTCCAGTGGCGATGTCGGGGGCCACAGCTCATGTGGCGGCGGGCCGCGAGGATCGCCGCTCCTCGGCAGGAAAGTTTGTATGGATAGTCCTTCTCGGCGCTGCTGCCCTCGCCCTCCTTGGCATGTGGGGATGGCACGACGGATGGTTCGACTCAGTGTTAGGGCGTGCCATTTCCGCACCCTCCCCGGAAGCCTCTGCGATCACACAGCGTGCATCTCAGGTGAACGCTCCAAAACCCACGCTCCCCTCCCCCCCGCCCTCCGCCGCGACGGCTCCAACCTCACCTGCGACATTCAAGGTGGAGGTAAGGAGCGATCCATCAGGCGCCATGGTCATGCAAGACGGCATCGAGAAGGGGAAGACGCCGACAGACTTGGAATTCTTGGCCAATACCCAGGCGACTATTACCCTCAAACACCCAGGTTTCGCCGCCGTCGCGAAGCAAATCGGCCCGGCGAAGCCGCAAACGCCGCTGCATGTGAAACTCCCGCCACTCGCGTATGTGCTTGAAATCGTTACAAATCCACCCGGCGCAGATGTGACGGCGCTCGGGCAGAGTAAACATGCCCCGGGCGTGTTCACGCTGGGCGTGGTGAAAAACAATTTCGTGGTGCGCGCTCACAAGCCCGGCTTTGTGCCGCAAGAGCGCGTGGTTATGGTGGATGACTTTCAGGAACGAACCGGCCAGATGCGTCACCGTCTCGTGCTAGATCTCAAGGCCAAGGCCCCGGGGGTATCACCCGAACCCGTGCTGCCGCCGCCCGTAGAAAGCCCAGTCCCAAGCCCTCCGAGCAGTGACGCGCCGACTGCCCCGAGCCCTAAAACACCTGCCCCCGTCCCACCCAAGCCCGAGCCACCCCAACCGGAGCCGCCCAAACAAGAAGCACCTATAGCGCCACCTTCCACAAAGCCGGCCCCTGTTCCAGCTCCTCCTGCGCCCGAGCAGAATCCTGAACTTCCCACCAATCCGTTCTAACCGGACGAGTTGGCGCTAAATAGCGCTCTCAGAAGCAGCGCTCTCAGCTGTTGGCCGTTTGTGGCTGCTAGCGCCGTTCTTCCGTCCATTCGCGGAGTTGTGCCCTGCGCGCTTTGGCAAAAGCAGCGATGCCAGCGCCTGCGCCCCATCGGTTCGCTCCCAGGTAAACGTCTTTTCTGGACGACCAAAATGGCCGTATGCAGCTGTTGGTCGGTAAATAGGCCGCAATAGATCCAGCGTATCAATGATCGCCTTAGGGCGGAAATCAAAGAGTTTCAAAACTGCTTGAGCAATTTTGCTATCATCGACCACGCCAGTCCCAAACGTTGCGACGTATACGCCCACCGGCTTGGCGACACCAATCGCATAGGCGACTTGGACTTCGCACCTTTGTGCTAGCTTTGCGGCGACAATGGTTTTCGCGACATGTCGCGCGAAATAGCACGCGCTACGGTCCACCTTACTCGGGTCTTTGCCGCTAAATGCCCCGCCACCATGGCGTCCCATTCCTCCGTAGGTATCGACAATAATCTTGCGCCCTGTGAGTCCCGCATCGCCGTGAGGACCCCCTACGACAAAACGTCCCGTGGGATTGATCAGATACCTGGTTTTATCGTCCACCATATTTGAGGGCAGCACGGGCTTGATCACTTCTTCGATGACGGCCTCTTTAATAGTGCGGTGTTTGATTTCCTCGGTATGTTGCGTTGAGACTACCACCGCATCGATACGCTGGGGACGACCGTTCGCATCGTATTGTACTGTCACTTGACTCTTACCATCCGGACGCAGCCAGGGAAGCGTCCCTTGTTTACGCAGCTGCGCCAAACGCCGTGTTAACTTATGCGCTTGAATGATAGGCAGCGGCATGAGTTCTTTGGTTTCATCGACGGCGTACCCAAACATCAAGCCCTGATCTCCGGCACCCTGCTCCTTATGAAGACCGCGCCCTTCGCTGACGCCCTGGGCAATGTCAGGCGACTGCTTTTCGATGGCGCTTAACACCGCACACGTAGAGGCATCGAACCCCATGGATGAGTCGGTATAGCCAATCTCGCGAATCGTGCTGCGCACGATTTCGGGCAAGTCCACCCATGCCCGGGTAGTGATCTCGCCGGCCACAATGGCATAACCTGTCTTTACCATCGTTTCGCATGCCACCCGTGCATGCTTATCTTGGGCTAAGATCGCATCGAGGACAGCATCGGAAATTGCGTCGCAAATTTTATCTGGATGTCCCTCGGTGACGGACTCGGATGTAAAGAGGTAACCAGGCATCGATGCCCTTTCTAATGTTGATGAATCGACTGGATATGTAGTCTCAGGGGGGGCTGCTGTCAAACGACGTTCGCTAGGCACCCTTGGGTAGCATGTGCTACATTGCATGCGTGATTGGGCGGCTACGAGGTGTGATAGTCGAGACGCCAGCGCCAGACGGCTCGTGCCTCATCGAGGTCGGGGGTGTAGGGTATGAAGTGCATATGCCTGTGCGGCGGGGGTCGCCATTCACTGCGTCGTCGGGTGATGTGACCGTGTTTGTGCACACGCATGTCCGAGAGGACACCTTGACCTTATTTGGTTTTGAGTCGCATCAGGATCGCCACGCCTTTCGGCAATTGCTTACGGTCAGCGGGATAGGCCCACGGCTTGCGATGGCTGTGTTGGGTGGGATGACTGGCATCGAGCTTGCACATGCCGTCTCCCGCACTGATCGAGAGAAGCTCAAGGGCATCGTTGGCGTGGGAGCGAAGATCATTGATCGCATTCTTTTGGAAATGAAAGGTAAGCTTGATCACCTTGCTATGTTACCCGCCAAACCTATGGACCCGTCGGGACACGGGGGCTCAGCAGCATCGGATTCGCTAAGCCAAGTCGCAGCGGCCTTGATGCAGATGGGCTATAAACGTGCTGAGGCTGCCCAAGCCGTCGCGAAGGTGGCAGGCGGTACAGAGGACAAACCCGTCGAAACGCTACTGCGAGAGGCGCTATTAGCACTTTCATGACCGAAGGAACGTTACGATGACCGGCAACGATTCTCAGGCTTCGCGAGCCGATTATCGCGCGTTAGGTCCGGATGTGCAGGCCGAGGATACCGAATACGATATTACCTTGCGGCCCAAACGATTTTCCGATTTTGTCGG encodes:
- the folK gene encoding 2-amino-4-hydroxy-6-hydroxymethyldihydropteridine diphosphokinase, encoding MSSAMQMVLGLGSNLGCRLAQLRNAARHLQELPETVIGPRSMIYESLAIGPPQPSYLNAAIRLRTTLSPLQMLEHAQKIERICGRRRKERWGPRTLDIDILWVRGGPITHSRLQIPHPHLRQRAFALAPLLDVAPELGWELNPILASLGGRPSIYCYAW
- the aroE gene encoding shikimate dehydrogenase, which translates into the protein MTASYGIFGWPVSHSLSPAMHNAAFRELAIDGVYVPFAVPPQRLNEAVKAIVALNIQGVNVTLPHKLDVVRMLDEVEAPARIIGAVNCITNRNGRLLGSNTDAPGLVHFLHEANVPVADRKICVLGTGGAARAAVSGLLQSGAAEITVLARTFRHAEELVSDFQTQLKKTVLIPADLERAQDWTARAQLLIQASSAMLHDGPQAQDFLKRLNLPALQTDTAVVDLAYGPQGTPLTRAANARGLKAYDGRGMLLHQARLSFEQWTDKQAPTNVMAAALENEA
- a CDS encoding LysM peptidoglycan-binding domain-containing protein, producing the protein MNRMMLAYGILANLGLAAVATSHSHAQDSGYIYIVKSGDTLASISQRFYGDSAFEKVLVTESGLTGFDGVSIVAGMRLLVPFSSYYRVASGDTWSKLSERFYGTADRGQIIASNNGLSTDSPPEQNAQLLIPYALRHVSDARDDLMSICEAYYGTTEPLASLRKFNRLSRNKLKRSQVILVPMPKLVLSEQGRKIVEAATGSALPDGSIRLLQTQSIQRIAQLRELVRRGRYIEAVAYGNELQGIGALTASQSVVVYSELATAYVALEREDLALKAFKAALALHPELELDTAKTSPKVLLVLKKARALKR
- the xseA gene encoding exodeoxyribonuclease VII large subunit gives rise to the protein MMSTLWLFDAELRPTPSEPTESPLRIFTVGELNRVVRSALETHWNDIHVRGELSDVKRHRSGHVYFTLNDEDAVAQLRCVMFRTDAALSKAELIDGARVSLSGGLTLYEARGAYQMVVRVAVPEGAGELKVQFDRLRRKLEAEGLIDPNRRRALPRVPQTVGIVSSMDGAAVVDVLRVASARYPVRLVLAPCTVQGKPAPQSIINALANIQRLPELDVIIITRGGGSAEDLAAFNDESLARAIANSRVPVVSAIGHEVDVTISDLVADLRAATPSNAAELVVPDKLGLTSELVSETRGLQRAMDALLNRARLRLERLAKSVEDPRRHLMGVKVGLHNTLTQLAKCVRDMLEQKRRTLSGLLRALLAHDVRHQLTNDRASFGALVSRLSVSMASVLTQHRNTLARRDAELGALSPIAILARGYALAIDTKTGKALLSSTEVAVGEMVALRLHQGSLVTRVEKKR
- the ruvA gene encoding Holliday junction branch migration protein RuvA; translation: MIGRLRGVIVETPAPDGSCLIEVGGVGYEVHMPVRRGSPFTASSGDVTVFVHTHVREDTLTLFGFESHQDRHAFRQLLTVSGIGPRLAMAVLGGMTGIELAHAVSRTDREKLKGIVGVGAKIIDRILLEMKGKLDHLAMLPAKPMDPSGHGGSAASDSLSQVAAALMQMGYKRAEAAQAVAKVAGGTEDKPVETLLREALLALS
- a CDS encoding TIGR02266 family protein — protein: MADTRKDKRAPVSLKVRFKSATVDQFIEQYSIDISRGGLFIKSKSPMPVGTLLKFEFQLKDESRLIQGVGRVVWMRMVAQSSDPDRPPGMGVKFIKMDPQSRAIVERIVAPRGERPAAYESGTAEAAPPPPQPRQGGFAYADVRAQSEQPFFPSTTPESELPPLEDRTQVRHASQFLASAVVQAGVDPDIAQQAQEEAWRARRRTEELERQRAVAASLNSEVRGDSIRPTNRPPERTSRPAASHTVSYGDYGGLFGSGPHVSPVTPGELTTANANEKDDGAADSSLPPSTRYKSIPVAMSGATAHVAAGREDRRSSAGKFVWIVLLGAAALALLGMWGWHDGWFDSVLGRAISAPSPEASAITQRASQVNAPKPTLPSPPPSAATAPTSPATFKVEVRSDPSGAMVMQDGIEKGKTPTDLEFLANTQATITLKHPGFAAVAKQIGPAKPQTPLHVKLPPLAYVLEIVTNPPGADVTALGQSKHAPGVFTLGVVKNNFVVRAHKPGFVPQERVVMVDDFQERTGQMRHRLVLDLKAKAPGVSPEPVLPPPVESPVPSPPSSDAPTAPSPKTPAPVPPKPEPPQPEPPKQEAPIAPPSTKPAPVPAPPAPEQNPELPTNPF
- a CDS encoding methionine adenosyltransferase encodes the protein MPGYLFTSESVTEGHPDKICDAISDAVLDAILAQDKHARVACETMVKTGYAIVAGEITTRAWVDLPEIVRSTIREIGYTDSSMGFDASTCAVLSAIEKQSPDIAQGVSEGRGLHKEQGAGDQGLMFGYAVDETKELMPLPIIQAHKLTRRLAQLRKQGTLPWLRPDGKSQVTVQYDANGRPQRIDAVVVSTQHTEEIKHRTIKEAVIEEVIKPVLPSNMVDDKTRYLINPTGRFVVGGPHGDAGLTGRKIIVDTYGGMGRHGGGAFSGKDPSKVDRSACYFARHVAKTIVAAKLAQRCEVQVAYAIGVAKPVGVYVATFGTGVVDDSKIAQAVLKLFDFRPKAIIDTLDLLRPIYRPTAAYGHFGRPEKTFTWERTDGAQALASLLLPKRAGHNSANGRKNGASSHKRPTAESAASESAI
- a CDS encoding serine/threonine protein kinase codes for the protein MVDRIGNCRILTEIGSGGMAVVYKAVQEPLGRVVAVKALKPSIAVDSQFAKRFEREAHFMASLQHENILHVYDFIKERGTMYIIMEYVEGIDLYDLLERAPRLPVEVAAIIALQVVRALDYAHFRGIIHRDIKPANVIISHRGEVKLMDFGIARDDTLADLTETGTGLGTPSYMSPEQILGDKLDFRSDIFSLGIVLYQMIIGRKPFVEDDTRTVMQKIRLDRYTSPRKLNTTVPRAMERILARCMEKLPANRYLSTQSLIDDLTEFLANRITTNYNANMVLYLREVGAISEVEAEEILAAGAPRGPRTPRGDRGLLRHMVVVQGILFLAALGSGILVQAANGGFSREAVSSPTPALDGPGGTLKVVVDPWADLYINGKYVATTPLARAIALPAGKYFLQLKNPYYSDGEYETIVRTNQTKTLEVKLKRRETSLSVRDRHGQGSSKPMVAP